Genomic window (Paenibacillus sp. PK3_47):
CGACAACTGCGCTTGACGTTACCATTCAGGCACAGATTCTGGATCTGATGAAGGATCTGCAGAAGAAAATCGGTACAGCGATCATTTTCATCACGCATGATCTTGGTGTAGTTGCCAGAATGGCTGACCGTGTAGCGGTTATGTACGCCGGACAAATTGTGGAGATGGGCACATCGGAAGAAATCTTCTATGACCCAAAACATCCGTATACATGGGGATTGCTTGCATCCATGCCGAGTCTGGAGAGCAAAGGTACCCAGCTGACTGCCATTCCGGGAACACCTCCGGATCTGATCAAGCCGCCTAAGGGTGATGCCTTTGCACTGCGCAGCACTTATGCAATGGAAATCGATATGGAGAAAGAGCCTCCAATGTACCAGGTATCCGATTCCCACTTTGTGAAATCCTGGCTGATGCATCCAATGGCTCCGGCTGTTGAACCTCCTGCTGTGGTGAAGAGCAAACAGCGCGTTCTGAAGAATGCATATCCGGAACCTGTACTGGTCCAGCAGTAATAACCTGAATAAATTAAGCAGCGCCAAGCCGTTCACCGGCTTGGCGCTTTTTGCTGTTCACAGTGCTGTGGCTTTGAGCATAGCCGGTTGTTCAGCGCTCATACTTACGAAGTACAATCACAGCATTATGCCCCCCGAAGCCGAAAGAGTTAGAGATGCCGGTATTCAGCTCCGCCTTGCGGGCAGTATTCGGCACATAATCCAGATCACAAATTTCATCCGGAATTTCCTGATTGATCGTAGGCGGGATGATGCCGTCCTGCAGGCTTTTGAGCAGGGCGATGGCTTCAAGTCCCCCTGCAGCACCGAGTGCATGTCCGGTCATTGATTTATTTGCTGTCACCGGTATCCGGTAAGCGGCGTCTCCGAACAGCTTCTTGATCGCTAACGTTTCTGAACGGTCCCCGACTATAGTGCTGGTGGCATGGGCGCTGATGACATCTACCTCTTCAGGAGTCAGGCCGGCCTCCTTCAGTGCTGCCTTCATTGCCTGCAAGGCTCCCCGGCCTTCGGGATGGGTGGCGACCATATGATAGGCATCCGAGCTCGCTCCATAGCCTGTAATCTCGCCGTGAATGACTGCATTTCTGCGCAGCGCATGCGTAAGTGATTCGAGAATCAGGATGGCACCGCCTTCTGCAATCACAAATCCGTCCCGCCCTCCGTCAAAAGGTCTGCTGGCCTTCTGCGGTTCCCCGTTCCGGGTGGACAGGGAGGTGGCATTGCCGAAGCTGGCCAGCGAAATTTCGCTGATGGCCGCTTCTGAGCCGCCGGCAATCACGCAATCAGCTCCGCCGTAACGGATGAGCCGGAAGGCCTCGCCAATGGCTGTGTTGCCGATCGAACAGGCTGTTACCGGTGACATGGACGGGCCCAGTGCACCGAACTTCATGCTGATCATAGCTGCGGCCATGTTGGAGATCATCATCGGGATCAGTGTCGGGCTGACCCGCTCCGGCCCGCGCGCGCTCAGCAGATTCCCCTGGTCCATTAAGGTGTGGATACCGCCGACTCCTGAGCCTACATATACACCCAGCCGTTCATGGTCTATCTGATCAGGCTTTAGTCCGGATTGAGCCCA
Coding sequences:
- the fabF gene encoding beta-ketoacyl-ACP synthase II, encoding MERVVITGMGVISPLGNTVEQFWSRLIAGESGITHITAFDTAHFKTKIAGAVHDFDSEGRFGRKEARRMDRFSQFALAAAEEAWAQSGLKPDQIDHERLGVYVGSGVGGIHTLMDQGNLLSARGPERVSPTLIPMMISNMAAAMISMKFGALGPSMSPVTACSIGNTAIGEAFRLIRYGGADCVIAGGSEAAISEISLASFGNATSLSTRNGEPQKASRPFDGGRDGFVIAEGGAILILESLTHALRRNAVIHGEITGYGASSDAYHMVATHPEGRGALQAMKAALKEAGLTPEEVDVISAHATSTIVGDRSETLAIKKLFGDAAYRIPVTANKSMTGHALGAAGGLEAIALLKSLQDGIIPPTINQEIPDEICDLDYVPNTARKAELNTGISNSFGFGGHNAVIVLRKYER